The Sphaerospermopsis torques-reginae ITEP-024 genome has a window encoding:
- a CDS encoding glycosyltransferase family 2 protein, which translates to MESDVLSKNYNNLIKEREELTKKYEYLLQEIALLNQSNNSLKAELLEIKNSRTWRVITQLKQNLFVNKLGKILLNLMQFIKLLFKDRNLLLSNLTRRNQMIRVDTVDNGENYVSSYQFQQTLVLHKYQPGSPISIVIICYNKSKELPYVISAIAKNTLRPDLVVLCDDGSTDDSVQRFIDACESQFLTYKIIQEEPKPNAFRLNTLRNQGVAVCPDGLVIILDADHVPSSTHIQAHVNLHLSNPQPVLSTGPRLEYANPDCSGAVNFLWGHEPISMMQHSSDQPIASWTGVLVSNMGMCKQAILELGGFDPIYDGNYGYDDIDFTYRAWLAGYFFASCFETYIIHIPHPPSLGVRDNSINQRKFEAKYKFHPKYPQSVERLTREAWHNYLRCYL; encoded by the coding sequence ATGGAATCAGATGTACTCAGTAAAAACTATAACAACCTAATAAAAGAACGAGAAGAATTAACTAAAAAATATGAGTACCTACTGCAAGAAATAGCGTTGTTAAATCAATCTAATAATTCCCTTAAAGCAGAACTGTTAGAAATTAAAAATTCTAGGACATGGAGAGTCATAACACAGTTAAAGCAAAACTTATTTGTGAATAAATTAGGGAAAATATTATTAAATTTGATGCAATTTATTAAACTATTATTTAAAGACAGAAATTTGTTATTAAGCAACTTAACTAGACGTAATCAAATGATTCGAGTTGACACAGTAGATAACGGCGAAAATTACGTTTCCAGTTATCAGTTTCAACAGACATTAGTCTTGCATAAATATCAGCCTGGTAGTCCTATTTCTATTGTAATTATTTGTTATAATAAATCAAAGGAACTACCCTATGTTATCTCCGCAATAGCTAAAAATACGTTGCGTCCAGATCTAGTTGTTCTGTGTGATGATGGTTCAACAGATGATTCAGTGCAAAGATTTATTGATGCCTGTGAATCACAATTTTTAACATATAAAATTATACAGGAAGAACCAAAACCAAATGCCTTTCGACTTAATACGCTGCGTAATCAAGGTGTAGCAGTTTGTCCTGATGGTTTAGTAATAATATTAGATGCAGATCACGTACCATCATCCACTCATATTCAAGCTCATGTAAATCTCCACTTATCAAATCCTCAGCCTGTCCTATCTACAGGACCACGACTTGAGTATGCTAATCCAGATTGTAGTGGTGCTGTCAATTTTCTTTGGGGACATGAACCAATTAGCATGATGCAGCATTCATCTGATCAACCAATAGCCAGTTGGACAGGGGTGCTTGTTTCTAATATGGGAATGTGTAAGCAGGCTATTTTAGAGCTTGGAGGCTTTGATCCTATATATGATGGTAATTATGGTTATGATGATATTGATTTCACTTATAGAGCTTGGTTGGCAGGCTATTTTTTTGCTAGTTGTTTTGAGACCTATATAATTCATATTCCGCATCCACCGTCATTGGGTGTCAGAGACAATAGCATAAATCAACGTAAATTTGAAGCTAAATATAAGTTTCATCCAAAATATCCTCAGAGTGTTGAACGACTAACTAGAGAAGCATGGCATAATTATCTTCGTTGCTATCTTTAG